In a single window of the Arachis hypogaea cultivar Tifrunner chromosome 6, arahy.Tifrunner.gnm2.J5K5, whole genome shotgun sequence genome:
- the LOC112695162 gene encoding pre-mRNA-processing factor 39-1 isoform X3, translating into MQQDWARLANIYTRILENPNQQLDRYFNSFKELAANRPLSELQTADEAAVVAGAASEAADQTVEREVRPDGAENSPKPVSAGLTEAEELEKYIAIREEMYKKAKEFDSKIIGFETAIRRPYFHVRPLNVGELENWHNYLDFIEREGDLSKIVKLYERCVIACANYPEYWIRYILCMEASGSMDLANNVLARATQVFVKRQPEIHLFSARFKEQSGDIAGARAAYQLVHTEISPGLLEAIIKHANMEHRLGKLEDAFSLYEQAIAIEKGKEHSQTLPMLFAQFSRFVYLASGNAEKARQILVEGVENVMMSKPLLEALLHFEAIQPPPKRVDMNYLESLVVKFIMPNPESPGVVSAAEREELSSIFLEFLNLFGDVQSIKRCEDRHAKLFLPHRSMSELKKRHAEDFLASDKAKMARSYSVPSAAQSAVGAYPNAQNQWANYGVQPQAWPPATQAQQWPAGYTQPASYGAYAGYGANYPNSQVPASVPQNTAYGAYPAAYPVQPAVPQQSYAQPAAAVAPAAAVAPAQQPAAVPQAYYGSYY; encoded by the exons ATGCAGCAAGACTGGGCTCGTCTTGCCAATATCTACACTAGAATATTAGAGAATCCAAATCAGCAACTGGATCGATATTTCAACAG CTTCAAGGAGTTAGCTGCAAATCGACCTCTTTCAGAGCTACAAACTGCTGATGAAGCTGCTGTAGTGGCAGGTGCTGCTTCAGAGGCTGCTGACCAAACTGTTGAGAGAGAGGTTCGTCCTGATGGTGCAGAAAATTCTCCTAAACCTGTAAGTGCTGGATTAACAGAAGCAGAAGAGTTGGAGAAGTATATCGCCATTAGAGAAGAGATGTATAAGAAAGCTAAAGAGTTCGATTCTAAGATCATTGGTTTTGAAACAGCTATCAGGAGGCCATACTTTCATGTACGGCCACTCAATGTTGGAGAGCTTGAAAATTGGCATAATTATCTGGATTTTATAGAGAGGGAAGGTGACTTAAGCAAG ATTGTCAAGTTATATGAGAGGTGTGTCATTGCATGTGCCAATTACCCTGAGTACTGGATACGCTATATTTTGTGTATGGAAGCCAGTGGAAGTATGGATCTTGCAAATAATGTGCTTGCTCGGGCAACCCAAGTCTTTGTCAAG AGGCAACCTGAAATACATCTTTTTTCTGCTCGGTTTAAGGAGCAGTCTGGAGATATAGCTGGTGCTAGAGCTGCCTATCAACTTGTTCATACTGAAATTTCTCCTGGTCTTCTTGAAGCGATAATCAAGCATGCGAATATGGAACATCGACTG GGAAAGTTGGAGGATGCCTTCTCTTTGTATGAACAAGCCATTGCCATTGAAAAGGGAAAAGAACATTCCCAAACATTGCCGATGCTGTTTGCTCAATTTTCTCGATTCGTCTATTTG GCTTCTGGGAATGCAGAAAAGGCAAGACAGATTCTAGTTGAAGGGGTTGAGAATGTTATGATGTCGAAACCGCTACTTGAG GCTTTATTGCATTTTGAGGCTATTCAGCCCCCACCAAAGCGAGTTGATATGAACTATTTGGAGTCATTGGTAGTCAAATTTATAATGCCTAACCCTGAGAGTCCTGGTGTTGTAAGTGCAGCTGAGCGGGAGGAACTTTCTAGCATTTTTTTGGAG TTTTTGAATCTCTTTGGAGATGTCCAATCTATCAAGAGGTGTGAGGATAGGCATGCCAAATTGTTCTTGCCACACAGGAGCATGTCAGAGTTAAAAAAACGTCATGCTGAGGACTTTTTAGCTTCAGATAAAGCAAAAATGGCAAGATCTTATTCTGTTCCATCAGCTGCCCAATCTGCAGTGGGTGCATATCCAAATGCACAGAATCAGTGGGCTAATTATGGTGTACAACCTCAAGCTTGGCCACCAGCCACACAGGCACAACAGTGGCCTGCTGGCTACACTCAGCCG GCTTCATATGGGGCTTATGCTGGATATGGAGCTAACTATCCAAATTCTCAGGTGCCTGCATCAGTTCCACAAAATACTGCTTATGGAGCCTATCCAGCAGCATATCCGGTACAG CCGGCTGTTCCCCAGCAAAGTTATGCACAACCTGCAGCAGCTGTGGCTCCTGCAGCGGCTGTGGCTCCTGCACAGCAACCTGCTGCAGTTCCTCAAGCCTATTACGGGAGTTATTACTGA
- the LOC112695162 gene encoding pre-mRNA-processing factor 39-1 isoform X2, with product MQRLDVLYDVTSDLFVPLNTSAAVSRIWMCINYLSFPLWDKYIEYEYMQQDWARLANIYTRILENPNQQLDRYFNSFKELAANRPLSELQTADEAAVVAGAASEAADQTVEREVRPDGAENSPKPVSAGLTEAEELEKYIAIREEMYKKAKEFDSKIIGFETAIRRPYFHVRPLNVGELENWHNYLDFIEREGDLSKIVKLYERCVIACANYPEYWIRYILCMEASGSMDLANNVLARATQVFVKRQPEIHLFSARFKEQSGDIAGARAAYQLVHTEISPGLLEAIIKHANMEHRLGKLEDAFSLYEQAIAIEKGKEHSQTLPMLFAQFSRFVYLASGNAEKARQILVEGVENVMMSKPLLEALLHFEAIQPPPKRVDMNYLESLVVKFIMPNPESPGVVSAAEREELSSIFLEFLNLFGDVQSIKRCEDRHAKLFLPHRSMSELKKRHAEDFLASDKAKMARSYSVPSAAQSAVGAYPNAQNQWANYGVQPQAWPPATQAQQWPAGYTQPASYGAYAGYGANYPNSQVPASVPQNTAYGAYPAAYPVQPAVPQQSYAQPAAAVAPAAAVAPAQQPAAVPQAYYGSYY from the exons ATGCAGCGTTTGGATGTCTTATATGATGTTACGAGTGATTTGTTTGTCCCCTTGAACACTAGTGCTGCTGTCTCCCGTATATGGATGTGCATCA ATtatctttcttttcctctttgggaCAAGTACATTGAATATGAGTACATGCAGCAAGACTGGGCTCGTCTTGCCAATATCTACACTAGAATATTAGAGAATCCAAATCAGCAACTGGATCGATATTTCAACAG CTTCAAGGAGTTAGCTGCAAATCGACCTCTTTCAGAGCTACAAACTGCTGATGAAGCTGCTGTAGTGGCAGGTGCTGCTTCAGAGGCTGCTGACCAAACTGTTGAGAGAGAGGTTCGTCCTGATGGTGCAGAAAATTCTCCTAAACCTGTAAGTGCTGGATTAACAGAAGCAGAAGAGTTGGAGAAGTATATCGCCATTAGAGAAGAGATGTATAAGAAAGCTAAAGAGTTCGATTCTAAGATCATTGGTTTTGAAACAGCTATCAGGAGGCCATACTTTCATGTACGGCCACTCAATGTTGGAGAGCTTGAAAATTGGCATAATTATCTGGATTTTATAGAGAGGGAAGGTGACTTAAGCAAG ATTGTCAAGTTATATGAGAGGTGTGTCATTGCATGTGCCAATTACCCTGAGTACTGGATACGCTATATTTTGTGTATGGAAGCCAGTGGAAGTATGGATCTTGCAAATAATGTGCTTGCTCGGGCAACCCAAGTCTTTGTCAAG AGGCAACCTGAAATACATCTTTTTTCTGCTCGGTTTAAGGAGCAGTCTGGAGATATAGCTGGTGCTAGAGCTGCCTATCAACTTGTTCATACTGAAATTTCTCCTGGTCTTCTTGAAGCGATAATCAAGCATGCGAATATGGAACATCGACTG GGAAAGTTGGAGGATGCCTTCTCTTTGTATGAACAAGCCATTGCCATTGAAAAGGGAAAAGAACATTCCCAAACATTGCCGATGCTGTTTGCTCAATTTTCTCGATTCGTCTATTTG GCTTCTGGGAATGCAGAAAAGGCAAGACAGATTCTAGTTGAAGGGGTTGAGAATGTTATGATGTCGAAACCGCTACTTGAG GCTTTATTGCATTTTGAGGCTATTCAGCCCCCACCAAAGCGAGTTGATATGAACTATTTGGAGTCATTGGTAGTCAAATTTATAATGCCTAACCCTGAGAGTCCTGGTGTTGTAAGTGCAGCTGAGCGGGAGGAACTTTCTAGCATTTTTTTGGAG TTTTTGAATCTCTTTGGAGATGTCCAATCTATCAAGAGGTGTGAGGATAGGCATGCCAAATTGTTCTTGCCACACAGGAGCATGTCAGAGTTAAAAAAACGTCATGCTGAGGACTTTTTAGCTTCAGATAAAGCAAAAATGGCAAGATCTTATTCTGTTCCATCAGCTGCCCAATCTGCAGTGGGTGCATATCCAAATGCACAGAATCAGTGGGCTAATTATGGTGTACAACCTCAAGCTTGGCCACCAGCCACACAGGCACAACAGTGGCCTGCTGGCTACACTCAGCCG GCTTCATATGGGGCTTATGCTGGATATGGAGCTAACTATCCAAATTCTCAGGTGCCTGCATCAGTTCCACAAAATACTGCTTATGGAGCCTATCCAGCAGCATATCCGGTACAG CCGGCTGTTCCCCAGCAAAGTTATGCACAACCTGCAGCAGCTGTGGCTCCTGCAGCGGCTGTGGCTCCTGCACAGCAACCTGCTGCAGTTCCTCAAGCCTATTACGGGAGTTATTACTGA